A DNA window from Trichosurus vulpecula isolate mTriVul1 chromosome 2, mTriVul1.pri, whole genome shotgun sequence contains the following coding sequences:
- the LOC118837752 gene encoding olfactory receptor 145-like, with translation MVMGNHSIVSAFILVGLTDQPELQLPLFFLFLGMYILTVVGNLGLITLIGLNSHLHTPMYYFLFNLSLIDFCYSSVITPKMLMNFVSEKNIISYSGCMTQLYFFLFLVVSESFILSAMAYDRYVAICNPLLYNVTMSYQVCSLLLLGVYVMGFCGAMAHTGFMLRLVFCDVNIINHYMCDILPLLELSCTSTHVNELVVFIVVGIDIGVPTVTIFISYALILSSILHINSTEGRSKAFSTCSSHIMAVSLFFGSGAFMYLKPSSLLSMTQGKVSSLFYSIVVPMLNPMIYSLRNKDVKLALRKTLSKRIF, from the coding sequence ATGGTCATGGGAAATCACTCCATAGTATCTGCATTTATTCTTGTGGGCTTAACAGATCAACCAGAGCTCCAgctccccctcttctttcttttcctgggGATGTATATTCTTACTGTTGTGGGGAACCTGGGCTTAATCACTTTGATTGGACTGAATTCTCACCTCCACACTCCCATGTACTATTTTCTATTTAATCTGTCCCTTATAGATTTCTGTTACTCTAGTGTTATTACTCCCAAAATGCTGATGAACTTTGTCTCAGAGAAAAACATCATCTCCTACTCTGGGTGCATGACTcagctttatttctttctttttttggtggtttCTGAGTCCTTTATTCTTTCAGCTATGGCTTATGATCGTTATGTTGCTATCTGTAACCCTCTGCTTTATAATGTAACCATGTCCTACCAAGTCTGTTCTCTGCTATTGTTGGGGGTATATGTAATGGGGTTTTGTGGAGCCATGGCCCATACAGGTTTCATGCTAAGACTAGTCTTCTGTGATGTCAACATTATTAATCACTACATGTGTGATATACTCCCCCTCCTAGAGCTCTCATGCACCAGTACCCATGTTAATGAGTTAGTGGTTTTCATTGTTGTAGGCATTGACATTGGAGTCCCCACTGTCACCATCTTTATCTCTTATGCTTTAATCCTCTCTAGCATCCTCCACATCAACTCTACGGAGGGCAGGTCCAAAGCTTTCAGCACCTGCAGCTCCCACATAATggctgtttctcttttctttgggtcAGGAGCATTTATGTACCTCAaaccttcctcccttctatccatgACCCAAGGCAAAGTGTCTTCTTTATTCTACAGCATTGTGGTGCCCATGCTGAATCCCATGATCTACAGCCTGAGGAACAAGGATGTGAAATTGGCTCTGAGGAAAACTCTGAGTAAAAGAATATTCTGA